In a genomic window of Zootoca vivipara chromosome 5, rZooViv1.1, whole genome shotgun sequence:
- the CHST2 gene encoding carbohydrate sulfotransferase 2 yields the protein MKVFRRKALVLCLGYVLLLLLTMLNLLDYKWHKGPQQCSEPSPARRTPYPQQLPYYTYQSRSDTRALYGPPVPLARKRQLVYIFTTWRSGSSFFGELFNQNPEVFFLYEPVWHVWQKLYPGDAVSLQGAARDMLSSLYRCDLSVFQLYSTAGAGKNLTTLGIFGAATNKVICSSPLCPAYRKEVVGMVDDKLCKKCPPQQLHLLQEECLKYHTLVIKGVRVFDIGVLAPLMQDPSLALKVIHLVRDPRAVASSRIKSRHGLIRESLQVVRSRDPRIHRMPFLDAGHKLNSKKEGGGGSDYHALGAMEVICGSMAKTLQTALRPPDWLKGNYMAVRYEDLVVDPIKTLRQVYGFINLAVSPEMEKFALNMTSGPGYSSKPFVVSARNASQAVNAWRTALSFLQIKQVEEYCHQPMAILGYERVNGPEEVKDLSKTLLRKPRL from the coding sequence ATGAAGGTGTTCCGCAGGAAGGCGCTGGTGCTGTGCCTGGGCTATgtgctcctcctgctcctgaCGATGCTCAACTTGCTGGACTATAAGTGGCACAAGGGGCCTCAGCAGTGCAGCGAGCCCTCACCTGCCCGCCGCACCCCCTACCCTCAGCAGCTGCCTTATTACACCTACCAGTCGCGGTCAGACACTCGGGCCCTCTACGGGCCCCCCGTGCCCCTCGCCCGCAAGCGGCAGCTGGTCTACATCTTCACCACGTGGCGGTCAGGGTCCTCCTTTTTCGGGGAGCTCTTCAACCAGAACCCAGAGGTCTTCTTCCTCTACGAGCCGGTGTGGCACGTGTGGCAGAAGCTGTACCCGGGCGACGCCGTGTCCCTGCAAGGCGCGGCACGGGACATGCTGAGTTCCCTGTACCGCTGCGACCTCTCCGTTTTCCAGCTCTACAGCACGGCTGGGGCGGGGAAGAACCTCACCACGCTGGGCATTTTCGGGGCGGCCACCAACAAAGTGATCTGCTCCTCGCCGCTCTGCCCAGCCTACCGCAAGGAAGTGGTGGGCATGGTGGACGACAAGCTGTGCAAGAAGTGCCCTCCACAGCAGCTGCACCTCCTCCAGGAAGAGTGCCTCAAGTATCACACTCTGGTTATCAAGGGTGTGCGGGTCTTCGATATCGGAGTGCTGGCGCCGCTCATGCAAGACCCTTCCTTGGCTCTCAAAGTCATCCACTTGGTCCGGGACCCCCGCGCAGTGGCCAGCTCCAGGATCAAGTCCCGTCACGGGCTGATCCGTGAGAGCCTGCAGGTGGTGAGGAGTAGGGACCCCCGGATCCATCGCATGCCCTTCCTGGATGCTGGCCACAAGCTGAACAgcaagaaggaagggggaggtggCTCCGACTACCACGCCTTAGGGGCCATGGAGGTGATCTGCGGGAGCATGGCCAAGACCTTGCAAACTGCGTTGCGCCCGCCCGACTGGCTGAAGGGTAACTACATGGCTGTCCGCTATGAGGACCTGGTAGTGGACCCCATCAAGACTTTGCGGCAGGTGTACGGGTTTATCAACCTGGCGGTGAGCCCGGAGATGGAGAAGTTTGCTCTCAACATGACCAGTGGGCCTGGGTACTCGTCCAAGCCCTTTGTGGTTTCTGCCAGGAATGCTAGCCAGGCAGTGAATGCCTGGAGGACAGCACTAAGCTTTCTGCAGATCAAGCAAGTTGAGGAGTATTGCCACCAGCCCATGGCCATTCTAGGCTATGAGAGAGTCAATGGACCAGAAGAAGTAAAGGACCTCAGCAAAACCTTGCTCAGGAAGCCAAGGTTGTAA